The segment CAGAGAAAGTGGCAAAAAATCCGCCTTATTCATACgctcctgtttttttttatttatacatctTCAAATGAAATTGATTGTTTTTATAAGCGAATTGTAAcagtttatcaaaaaaaaaagagtttatgCGCAACTATTTTACTGACAAAATGTAAAAGTGCGCTGTATTATTCCGCAGACAAACATTCGCTAACAAGACAGATAGAGAAGTTTAATTTAGTTCTTCATTCTCTTGCGTTGCATATGAATTAACGCATAGTGATTATTAATTAAGCAGTGTGACCATAGATCCATAAATCTTGAGTGGACGATTACGGTGTTCTTAATGTATGAGTGTATCTATATCAAGACAATTACACAAAATGCGTGTTATTTACACTAGTTTTTgctaaaatatctttaaaagttattttagtGATGGAGTTGAGTATGActtctataaacaaaataaaaaatgtaaaagtcaATAAAAGGCTTAAAGAATCAGTTTGAATACACTGTTCAAAAATGAATCTAATCATTGGTGGAAATGATTAATGAACTAATAATAACATTGTTGTGGACTTtgacaataaataaaataaaaagcgaGTCAATGATCTTACAAATAATAATGTAGCTATCCGCTTTCAAACCATCTCCAATCGTACcaaaaacttattatatattttaatctaaaatagaataattctaTTATACAATTAAATTTACTCCAATAGTTCACTTTATAATAAAGTTATTCTATAATAGaatgaattataaaataatgcTACTTTTTATTCTATATTCGGAATGGAAAAACATCATTATTCATTAGATCAAAtttaactctataatagaattattttattttagagtaagATATAAAATGGAATTTTGTGTACCATTAAAAATATCCTCACGATAATTATTCACTTGCTTTTTACTTTTAACTGTTATTACAAATGTTGTTAAGGTTTTCATACTTTTGTCataatttttgttgttgttaatataacttttaaataattataatttaattatcaatttaaaattattataatacaaatatctttttggtaatgatattttttgatTAACTTGAAGATGTCTCATTTTTATGAGATAGTTCAAAGTAGCCTCAAACTAATCcccaaaaatacaattttatatttttttatctaaatacTTAAATGAAACCTAAAACGTGATTTCATTTGGATATGGTATGAACTGTATTGAGGTGCATTCAAACCcgagtttttttaaaaaaaaatgttatataaaagTGGAATTCTCTACACTGCCTTCTGTCTGGATTTGGGTGATTTGTATGTAATTTACAATCGGTAACGCCTTAATCGTTCAGTGGAGCTGTTTTCAGCTATGTTAAAATATGCAACAAGTCCAGAATATCATGGCCCAATGATAAGGACGGGCTCCTTCCTGCACCCAGATTGTGAGTTCGAACCCTGTTGGAAGGAACTAAGTCATGATTTCTGGACACCAACACGGATATGGACCTATGCTTTAGAACCCATATGCATACCCGGAGAGAAgatctatccgtgggctgcacctccccttggggattagtctgggccctTCCATAGGCCCGGGATACTCccaggttaatcaaaaaaaaaaaaatacgcaacaaaaaagtatttctcgttacatatatttttgcgTGAAAAATACTCATTTGTATACATTTTGTAAAGTGTGGCCACTGGCCAGTAAACTATTCTATGTGTAAACTTTtctaatcaaaatatatatactattgtGAGAAATATTAAAGTTCAATCTAGTTAAAGTAACAAGAGAAATCAAGCAAACTTGGAattggaaatttttttaataagctcagtttttttctaaaagggTTTGTAATATAAATAGTGTATGCTAATATATATAGAGCATGCAGATAGCCCAAATGCGGTTAGTTTGAATGATCTAAATAAAAAAGCCTCATATTGCGACCGACATTACCATATTCAATTCAAGTTAATTTCTTACGTTTTTTCAATTAAATTCAAGCAAATCAAAGACCACAactacatatttaaaaaatacaaattaagcATACAACTTGTAATATAACGGCCAAACACGTTTTTTCATCAGCAGAAAAAGGGCTTTCGTTAGCAgaaaatctatatataaatatatgcagCCAGCTGTCAGTATAACATAAAGATAATGTAAAGACTTTATTTAAATGGAAGTGATTAACCAACTAAAGCCAACGTTAACCCTATCCTCTTTGTTTTGCACCTTCCTCATGCACAAGCCTCTTGTCCGATAGTTCAAAGATTCCATGGCGGTGattactttaaaatttttaactCATCACACTCTTAATAGTATTACGTACTAATCCACgattatacaaatattattttaaaactaacatACCAGAcaaaattaatcattttaaatggTCAACTATGCCTAGTATATAATTTCATTATCCTTTTAACTATAGAAATGTTTCGAACTATTGACCCAAAAAAGATTTGAATATCCTAACACAATTGATCGAGCTAATCTTTATATTGTTTGCATTTGACCCAAATAAACATCTCTACTGTGGCAGTGGTACCAACGGGTCTAGCTAGGAGATTTGCATTTTAAGCcaattcatttatatttttcaataagttagctgtttttaataacaaaaatcacattttaGGTTAATTGTAAATCCATTAATGAGCTACAAAATTTGCAAATCTCACTAAATGAATCAGAAAACACTAACCTAGTTTTGCTTTGTTTTCTGTCAACCAGTTTAAGATATTTTCCGTTTAGCTACATGCCTACATTGATATCATCTGATTATAACGAAGATAGCTTCGCTAACAAAGATACAAAAGAATGAAAATGTGTACTGTTAAAAGGACCGACTCGTCTACATCATAATGCAACTAACTGTTATTTAATGATTAACTATATTATCAACTTACAATAATATAATTCCCATAAATTCCGGCGTCGTGTGCCGAACTTGCTCGTTAGAATTCTTATTCCCAAGACTTTCTGGCCTATATATATACCCCTTTAACCCGAAACTCAAAACACACAACAGACAATAACAACTTTAGCAAAGCTCAAACACTTTCTTGATTAGTATtatcaaaaacacaaaatggGTCGTGGTTATAATCTACTATTCATTCTAGTAACGTTTTTAGTATTGGTTGCAGCTGTAGCTGCACAAGGAAACAGTGGCTCGAGCCGTGGTGGTGGTCAAAGACCGCGTGTTGGGTTCTATGGAAATAGTTGCCGAAACGTAGAGTCCATTGTGGCATCGGTTGTTCGACAACATGTCCAGTCTAACCCGGCTAATGCACCCGGGATTTTGCGTATGCATTTTCACGATTGCTTTGTTCGTGGCTGCGATGGCTCGGTTCTCATCGCTGGTAACAACACGGAGAGAACCGCTGGTCCAAACCGTTCATTGAGAGGGTTTGAAGCTATTGAAGAGGCTAAGACTAGGCTTGAGGCTGCGTGTCCTGGAATTGTCTCTTGTGCTGATATCCTCACCCTTGCTGCTCGTGACGCCGTTGTTttggtattatatttttaaattagttaCTATTTTGGTTTAAATAGTTACACGCacgtataaatatataactaatactcttaaaaaaatatatataactatctAACGTATTGAAACTTGGGCGATGCAGACTGGTGGGCAAAGCTGGCGAGTGCCATTGGGACGTCTAGACGGCCGTATTTCGCAAGCCTCAGACGTGATCTTACCCGGACCAAACGATGCAGTGGACAAACAGAAGCGAGACTTTGCTGCTAAAACTCTTAACACATTAGACCTCGTAACTCTTGTTGGTATGTTATCATTACATTCAATTTCTAATGCATTTTTGTAGTTGACAAACATGAAATGACACTGACaaagcaaaaataaacatgATTGAGGCAAATGCATATTTTAGAGTGTATATAAActatgtaaataaataattcaaaatcCATTAGATCCATATTATAGTttcaaaattcaatatttttatacctTTATGGAAATGTTCTTATGTAATAAAGACAGTTTTCCGTATGTAAAAGATATATTATATCGTGTAagctttcagaaaaaaaaaaactacttatCTATACTCGTTCGATCCAACTAGCTAATACTAATTTTAACGAGTTTTTGGTTTCACTAGGCGGACACACAATAGGAACAGCTGGTTGCGGTTTGGTGAGAGGCAGATTCTTTAACTTCAACGGCACAGGACAACCCGACCCATCAATTGATCCGACTTTCGTACCATTGGTTCAGGCTCGATGCCCTCAAGCTGGAGACGCATCAGCCCGAGTCGACTTAGACGAAGGTAGTGCTGGCAGGTTTGACACATCGTTCCTAAGTAAAGTGAGGTCAAACCGCGTGGTTCTACAGTCCGATCTAGTCTTGTGGAATGACCCCGAGACACGAGCCATCATAGAACGTTTATTAGGCTTACGTAGACCATCCTTGAGGTTCGGAGCAGAATTCGGGAATTCTATGGTCAAGATGAGTCTTATAGAAGTCAAGACAGGATCAGATGGGGAGATTCGTAGGGTTTGCTCTGCGATCAACTAAGAAAGTGAATGAAAGCACAACACtgtggtttggtttaaatttatgatttggtttactaataataatttgtttgatACAATAAGCTTGTGATTAGCATTTTGTGGTTGATGTTTACGTTGTCAAGTGTAAGATTGTACTCTATAACATGAATgtattatgtaataaataaaatttgtcatttgtttttttctcactCTAGTACGTAAGGTGTTTGCATGAACGAATTATCAAAGGAAggaaagttttgatttttttgattaatgaaaactAATCTCAGTAATGATTATCAATTCATAACTAAGTTTATAGGTTATAACTtctgaactagattttgacccgcgcttttaaagcgcgggtttattttcctttatttttttttaaattgacaaatatttaataaatgtcatattttcatatatttattttttttataaaagacttaagctttttatctttctttatcgtgtttcattttaaatgagtataggcctgatCACAATattcggacccgaagaaccaacccaaaaccgacccaaaaatcagggtcccgaacccgatcagac is part of the Raphanus sativus cultivar WK10039 chromosome 5, ASM80110v3, whole genome shotgun sequence genome and harbors:
- the LOC130512785 gene encoding peroxidase 69-like; its protein translation is MGRGYNLLFILVTFLVLVAAVAAQGNSGSSRGGGQRPRVGFYGNSCRNVESIVASVVRQHVQSNPANAPGILRMHFHDCFVRGCDGSVLIAGNNTERTAGPNRSLRGFEAIEEAKTRLEAACPGIVSCADILTLAARDAVVLTGGQSWRVPLGRLDGRISQASDVILPGPNDAVDKQKRDFAAKTLNTLDLVTLVGGHTIGTAGCGLVRGRFFNFNGTGQPDPSIDPTFVPLVQARCPQAGDASARVDLDEGSAGRFDTSFLSKVRSNRVVLQSDLVLWNDPETRAIIERLLGLRRPSLRFGAEFGNSMVKMSLIEVKTGSDGEIRRVCSAIN